From Phaeocystidibacter marisrubri, the proteins below share one genomic window:
- a CDS encoding S8 family serine peptidase, translating to MKRYLFLAFLLLSTVSTLAQQKYWLEAPLDKRGWIESPGCRGILMSSIDWDALPLPALSERAYQRRERQRIPIRQTDYSHRDPSFEAKLKDIGLEIHGYSRWFNSYSISLPSEDFNLEELKALYTDREVELIPVRTLGRLEAPQTSPVLDETPIPSAAAAPTSHLYNYGQAWAQTEMVHGEALHDLGYDGSGMLIGVIDGAFFNADNIGPLYQVFQQGRVLATYDFVNGDTNVFRPVGSHGTRVWSIMAADLEPQFVGSAPRASYVLLRSEDDESESKVEEDNWIFAMEFADSMGVDVINSSLGYNVFDTDPSYFPSDMEGRTAIVTRGAVMAHRVGMVVMNSAGNSGASSWRIITAPADADSILSIGAVDSLGQVAAFSSRGPTADGRIKPDVSAQGVLTAHLGTSGTVTRGNGTSFSSPLLAGFVTCFWQANPNATNYEIMDWVRQSASHYARPNNDIGYGIPNFQFAMELSGTLSPNPSIFYPNPSAGALYVKMKSDEKATYQIIDINGRVIADGTLGFARNDRILFPLGAANGLYQVRVIQGDEVTVEKVLLQRP from the coding sequence ATGAAGCGATATTTATTCCTAGCATTTCTACTCTTATCAACGGTTTCCACCCTTGCACAGCAGAAGTATTGGTTGGAAGCGCCATTGGATAAAAGAGGGTGGATTGAATCCCCAGGATGCAGAGGAATCTTAATGTCGTCTATAGATTGGGATGCTCTTCCGTTACCAGCCCTTTCGGAAAGAGCCTATCAAAGAAGAGAACGCCAAAGGATTCCTATTCGTCAAACCGATTATTCGCATAGAGACCCAAGTTTTGAAGCGAAGTTGAAAGATATAGGTTTGGAAATCCACGGATATTCCCGCTGGTTCAACTCCTATAGTATCTCATTGCCTTCTGAAGATTTCAACCTAGAAGAACTGAAAGCGCTTTACACGGATCGTGAAGTGGAGTTAATTCCAGTCCGAACCCTTGGTCGCCTGGAGGCTCCACAAACTTCCCCAGTTTTAGATGAAACTCCCATTCCCAGTGCTGCTGCGGCTCCTACTAGTCACCTCTACAATTACGGTCAAGCATGGGCGCAAACAGAAATGGTACACGGTGAAGCCCTACACGATTTGGGCTATGACGGTTCAGGTATGTTGATTGGGGTGATTGATGGTGCTTTCTTTAATGCCGATAACATTGGTCCTCTTTACCAAGTATTTCAGCAAGGCAGAGTTCTGGCTACTTACGATTTTGTGAATGGCGATACCAATGTGTTTCGTCCTGTAGGTTCTCACGGAACCCGCGTTTGGTCCATTATGGCCGCCGATTTGGAACCGCAATTTGTGGGTTCAGCTCCTCGTGCATCCTACGTTCTTCTTCGTTCTGAAGATGACGAGAGCGAGAGTAAAGTAGAGGAAGACAATTGGATTTTCGCCATGGAGTTTGCCGATAGCATGGGCGTGGATGTCATCAACAGTTCTTTGGGTTACAACGTGTTTGATACCGATCCGTCATACTTCCCTTCCGATATGGAAGGAAGAACCGCCATCGTTACGCGCGGTGCTGTAATGGCACACAGAGTGGGCATGGTGGTGATGAACAGTGCGGGTAACTCGGGAGCTTCTTCTTGGAGAATTATTACAGCTCCTGCCGATGCCGATAGCATTCTGAGTATTGGTGCGGTGGATTCCCTCGGACAAGTGGCTGCGTTCTCCAGCCGTGGGCCAACCGCCGATGGTCGTATTAAGCCCGATGTTTCTGCCCAAGGTGTACTTACGGCTCATTTGGGAACGAGTGGAACGGTAACTCGTGGAAATGGAACCAGCTTTTCTTCTCCTTTGCTAGCAGGTTTTGTAACATGCTTCTGGCAGGCCAATCCCAATGCGACCAACTACGAAATAATGGATTGGGTTCGTCAGAGTGCTTCTCATTATGCACGTCCCAACAACGATATAGGTTACGGTATCCCGAACTTTCAATTTGCCATGGAATTATCGGGTACGCTCAGTCCAAATCCCAGTATTTTCTACCCCAACCCTAGTGCAGGGGCGTTATATGTTAAGATGAAGTCGGACGAAAAGGCGACTTATCAAATCATCGACATCAACGGTAGGGTAATAGCTGATGGAACCTTAGGTTTTGCTCGAAA
- the mnmA gene encoding tRNA 2-thiouridine(34) synthase MnmA, producing the protein MSRVVVGLSGGVDSSVAAYLLQQQGHEVIGLFMRNWVDESVTLHDECPWIEDSNDAMMVAEALGIPFQVVDLSAEYKERIVDYMFAEYEAGRTPNPDVLCNREIKFDTFLDTALKLGADYVATGHYCRRGEVEVEGEPVYQLLAGVDKNKDQSYFLCQLNQFQLSKALFPIGHLEKSEVRKIAMEQGFVTAEKKDSQGLCFIGKVRLPDFLQQQLKPKKGQIINIDANAPAFANAIPAGDYSEPDLEGWSTPATLTPEMGKVVGEHNGAHYFTVGQRKGLMVGGTPEPLFVIGTDVEKNIIYTGMGDSHPGLYRKALFIKNDELHWVREDLQLKIGESKDFSVRIRYRQPLQAATLYREANGLYIVFVESQKAITPGQFAAWYQDAELVGSGVIH; encoded by the coding sequence ATGAGTAGAGTAGTAGTAGGACTTAGTGGTGGAGTAGATTCCAGTGTTGCCGCATACTTGTTACAACAGCAAGGTCATGAGGTAATTGGTCTTTTCATGCGCAATTGGGTGGATGAAAGTGTCACCCTCCACGATGAATGTCCTTGGATTGAAGATTCTAACGATGCCATGATGGTGGCGGAAGCTCTCGGTATTCCGTTCCAAGTAGTGGATCTCAGTGCTGAATACAAGGAGCGAATTGTAGATTACATGTTCGCTGAATACGAAGCGGGAAGAACGCCGAACCCAGATGTTCTTTGCAACCGCGAAATCAAGTTTGATACATTTTTAGATACGGCCCTGAAGCTGGGGGCAGATTATGTGGCCACTGGTCACTACTGCCGACGTGGCGAGGTGGAAGTAGAGGGGGAGCCCGTTTATCAATTGCTAGCTGGCGTTGATAAGAATAAAGATCAATCGTACTTCTTGTGTCAGTTGAATCAGTTTCAATTGAGCAAGGCTCTTTTCCCAATTGGACATTTGGAGAAGAGTGAAGTGCGCAAAATTGCCATGGAGCAAGGCTTCGTTACAGCAGAAAAGAAGGATAGCCAAGGGTTGTGCTTTATTGGGAAAGTGCGTCTTCCTGATTTCCTTCAACAACAACTCAAGCCAAAGAAGGGCCAAATCATCAATATAGATGCAAATGCCCCTGCCTTTGCCAATGCGATTCCTGCTGGAGATTACAGCGAACCTGATTTGGAAGGATGGAGCACTCCCGCAACTCTAACGCCCGAAATGGGTAAAGTGGTGGGCGAACACAACGGTGCTCATTACTTTACCGTGGGGCAACGCAAAGGATTAATGGTGGGTGGAACGCCAGAACCCTTGTTCGTTATTGGTACCGATGTAGAGAAAAATATCATCTACACCGGAATGGGTGATTCTCATCCAGGACTCTACCGCAAGGCCTTGTTCATTAAAAATGACGAATTGCATTGGGTGCGTGAAGACCTGCAACTGAAGATCGGTGAATCGAAAGACTTCAGCGTCCGCATACGTTATCGCCAACCGCTTCAAGCAGCCACTCTGTATCGCGAGGCCAACGGTTTGTACATTGTTTTCGTAGAGTCTCAAAAGGCTATTACCCCCGGACAATTTGCCGCATGGTATCAGGATGCTGAATTGGTAGGCTCCGGCGTGATTCATTAG
- a CDS encoding toxin-antitoxin system YwqK family antitoxin, with the protein MKHIFLTLALLIGTTLVAQVNQTDAQGRKQGQWEKKYENSNQVRYRGEFHNDIPIGTFTYFHQSGARLSVIEYRGETGVGYATMYERGGWKMAEGIFVNEKRDSTWRYYGPDGDLVSTINWKKGEKDGVETILYHDGSIAETITWAAGVKEGEWVQKFPDGSTRARGVYANGRLHGDVMYYGQEGRPEYIGSYVNGLKDGNWYIFKGGRQHIKEIYDMGTLLDSECLNSEGCPELEESETDE; encoded by the coding sequence ATGAAGCACATTTTTCTAACTCTAGCTCTTCTCATTGGAACTACTCTCGTGGCTCAGGTTAATCAAACCGATGCTCAGGGGAGAAAGCAGGGACAGTGGGAAAAGAAATATGAGAACAGTAATCAGGTACGCTATCGCGGTGAGTTTCACAACGATATTCCCATTGGGACATTTACGTATTTCCACCAAAGCGGTGCCCGTTTGTCGGTTATTGAATACAGAGGAGAAACAGGTGTGGGGTATGCTACCATGTACGAACGCGGAGGCTGGAAAATGGCCGAAGGAATTTTCGTGAACGAAAAGCGAGATAGTACGTGGAGATATTACGGACCAGATGGAGATTTGGTCTCTACTATCAATTGGAAGAAGGGAGAGAAAGACGGGGTTGAAACCATTCTATACCACGACGGTAGCATTGCTGAAACCATTACTTGGGCAGCCGGTGTGAAAGAGGGAGAATGGGTTCAGAAGTTCCCCGACGGTAGTACGCGAGCAAGAGGTGTTTACGCCAATGGTCGACTGCATGGAGACGTGATGTACTACGGACAAGAAGGACGACCTGAATACATTGGGTCGTATGTGAATGGACTGAAGGATGGCAATTGGTACATCTTTAAAGGTGGTCGTCAGCATATTAAGGAGATCTATGACATGGGAACTTTATTGGATTCAGAATGTTTGAATTCAGAAGGTTGTCCAGAGTTAGAGGAGAGTGAAACAGATGAGTAG
- the dnaE gene encoding DNA polymerase III subunit alpha translates to MFLVFDTETTGLPKDFKAPITDTDNWPRVVQIAWQLHGAKGELIEQVEYLIKPDGFDIPFESEQIHGISTALAERDGVPLREAMEHFVRTLKVSKFNVGQNVGFDINVVGCELYRLGLDSPMLEMPVLDTCTEVTAQLCQIPGGRGGKFKLPTLTELHQHLFGEAFGEAHNATADVEATTRCFLELIRTGVFKREQLGFDDTMVRDFVQANPDVIQTIGLKHRNLKKQSEAIRKAEQKEAGIAISDEAIDENLDRLSEVKFAHLHNHTQFSILQAVTDIRSLVNRAGKEGMPAVAMTDLGNLMGAFHFVKAVGDYNKSVAQGAKDAEAKGEPFDQVPMKAVVGCEFFVCGDRLNKSVKDNGFQIPMLAKNKAGYLNMAKMSSEGFINGFYYVPRIDKDLIVQHKENVMVTTGGLQGEVPQLILNVGEKQAEEAFVWWHEQFGDDFYVELNRHNLPEEDRVNEVLLRFAKQYGVKCIAANNTFYLDKKDAEAHDILLCVKEGEKKSTPIGRGRGYRYGFPNDEFYFKSQDEMKKLFADIPEAIENISEILDKVEPFELARDVLLPAFDIPEQFQDPQDEVDGGKRGENAFLRHLTYEGAVRRYDEITDEIRERLDFELETIANTGYPGYFLIVQDFCNAARDMGVSVGPGRGSAAGSAVAYCIGITNVDPIAYDLLFERFLNPERVSLPDIDIDFDDRGREKVIQYVIDKYGSSQVAQIITYGTMAAKSSIKDTARVLDLPFDVADRLTKMMPDTTLNKLMAMDEKTMKSKFRAEDLDKANSMVQAFQKTDIEGITLKQAHTLEGSVRSTGIHACGVIITPSDIRELVPVSLAKDSDMWCTQFDNSVVESAGLLKMDFLGLKTLTLIKDAVVMVKENHGVDLDMEAIPIDDRKTYELFQRGETVGVFQYESAGMQKYLKDLKPTVFADLIAMNALYRPGPLEYIPSFVRRKHGIEEITYDLDDMQEYLEETYGITVYQEQVMLLSQKLAGFTKGEADTLRKAMGKKIFALLETLKPKFINGGKDRGHDEDKLNKVWKDWEAFASYAFNKSHSTCYAWVAYQTAYLKAHYPAEYMASVLSNNMNDIKQVTFFMEECRRMHIPVLLPDVNESSYVFTVNDEGAIRFGLGGMRGVGGNAVDHLVAERKKNGEYKGIFDFLKRVDLRIVNRKTIESLALGGAFDSFENEHRAIYFADEMGDGRSFLERAIKYAQNVKASEESAQVSLFGESSEVQIPEPPLPDVEKWSRIQQLNREKEVNGMYLSSHPLDDFRYEINAFCNQNVEAFVDEHTLVGREIHVAGIVTDVQHRVSKNGKEFGFFTLEDLRGSHEFRLFGEPYLRFKHFLVTNQMIFMKAKVSKRSWEKDGEVIERINVDIFDMKLLQEIMEELSKSLDVSLRLDELDEYLMDKIEAALTRHPGKKKVAFHVIDSTENIFVKLPSRTRRVEISKELLDQLHEIDELQVKLN, encoded by the coding sequence ATGTTTTTAGTATTCGATACTGAGACCACCGGTTTACCAAAAGACTTTAAGGCGCCAATTACCGATACGGACAATTGGCCCCGGGTCGTTCAGATTGCCTGGCAGCTTCACGGTGCCAAAGGCGAGTTGATTGAACAGGTTGAATACTTGATCAAGCCGGATGGATTTGATATTCCGTTTGAATCGGAACAAATTCACGGTATTTCTACGGCATTGGCAGAGCGCGATGGTGTGCCTCTTCGCGAGGCGATGGAGCACTTTGTTCGCACGTTGAAGGTTTCGAAATTCAACGTTGGTCAGAATGTGGGCTTCGATATCAATGTGGTAGGTTGTGAACTCTATCGCTTGGGCTTGGATAGTCCCATGTTGGAAATGCCTGTACTCGATACTTGTACCGAGGTTACAGCTCAGCTTTGCCAGATTCCCGGAGGTAGAGGAGGGAAGTTCAAGCTTCCAACCCTGACGGAATTACACCAGCACTTGTTTGGTGAAGCCTTCGGTGAAGCGCACAATGCAACAGCCGACGTGGAAGCCACAACGCGCTGTTTCCTCGAGTTGATTCGAACCGGTGTCTTTAAGCGCGAACAGCTGGGCTTTGACGATACTATGGTTCGCGATTTCGTGCAGGCGAATCCGGATGTTATCCAAACCATCGGACTCAAGCACCGCAACCTGAAGAAGCAAAGTGAAGCAATTCGCAAAGCGGAACAAAAGGAAGCGGGTATTGCTATTTCTGATGAGGCGATTGATGAAAACCTCGATCGACTCTCGGAAGTAAAGTTTGCTCACCTTCACAACCACACTCAATTTTCCATTCTTCAAGCGGTTACGGATATCCGATCCCTTGTGAATCGTGCGGGTAAGGAAGGAATGCCTGCGGTGGCTATGACCGATTTGGGCAACTTGATGGGCGCTTTCCACTTTGTGAAGGCCGTAGGCGACTACAATAAGAGTGTGGCTCAAGGGGCGAAAGATGCCGAGGCAAAAGGAGAGCCATTCGACCAAGTTCCAATGAAGGCCGTTGTGGGCTGTGAGTTCTTCGTTTGTGGCGATCGTCTCAATAAATCTGTGAAAGACAATGGGTTCCAAATACCCATGTTGGCCAAGAATAAAGCGGGTTATCTGAACATGGCCAAGATGAGTTCGGAAGGATTCATCAACGGTTTCTACTATGTGCCAAGAATTGACAAGGACTTGATTGTTCAGCACAAGGAGAATGTGATGGTAACCACAGGTGGACTTCAGGGAGAGGTGCCACAGCTCATTTTGAACGTGGGTGAAAAACAGGCTGAAGAGGCCTTTGTTTGGTGGCACGAACAGTTTGGCGATGATTTTTATGTGGAATTAAACCGACATAATCTGCCGGAAGAAGACCGCGTAAACGAAGTCCTTCTGCGCTTTGCCAAGCAGTATGGTGTTAAGTGCATTGCCGCCAATAACACGTTCTATTTAGATAAAAAAGATGCGGAAGCACACGATATCCTCCTCTGTGTAAAAGAAGGTGAGAAGAAATCGACTCCTATTGGCAGAGGTAGAGGCTATCGCTATGGTTTCCCGAACGATGAGTTCTACTTCAAGTCGCAAGACGAGATGAAGAAGCTCTTTGCCGATATTCCAGAAGCCATTGAGAATATCAGTGAGATTCTGGATAAGGTGGAGCCTTTTGAATTGGCTCGCGATGTCTTATTGCCAGCTTTCGATATTCCAGAGCAATTCCAAGATCCACAGGATGAGGTGGATGGAGGGAAGCGCGGGGAGAATGCCTTTCTTCGTCACCTTACGTATGAAGGGGCGGTACGACGCTATGATGAGATTACTGACGAGATTCGAGAGCGCCTCGACTTTGAGTTGGAGACCATTGCGAATACAGGGTATCCGGGTTACTTCTTGATTGTTCAAGATTTCTGTAATGCGGCCCGAGATATGGGTGTTAGCGTTGGTCCGGGTCGTGGTTCTGCCGCGGGTTCTGCCGTTGCGTACTGTATCGGTATTACCAATGTTGATCCTATTGCATACGATCTACTTTTTGAGAGATTCTTGAATCCTGAACGTGTGTCCCTTCCCGATATCGATATCGATTTTGACGATAGAGGTCGAGAGAAGGTGATCCAATACGTAATCGACAAATATGGATCGAGCCAAGTAGCTCAGATTATCACATACGGTACGATGGCAGCAAAGTCATCGATTAAAGATACCGCCCGTGTACTCGATTTGCCCTTCGACGTAGCCGATCGTCTCACCAAGATGATGCCGGATACCACGTTGAACAAGCTCATGGCCATGGACGAAAAGACCATGAAGAGCAAGTTCCGAGCAGAGGATTTGGACAAGGCAAACTCCATGGTTCAGGCATTCCAAAAGACCGATATTGAAGGGATTACCCTCAAGCAGGCCCATACTTTAGAGGGTTCAGTTCGCTCAACGGGGATTCACGCTTGTGGGGTGATCATCACGCCTTCGGATATTCGCGAACTCGTTCCAGTGAGCTTGGCGAAGGATTCGGATATGTGGTGTACCCAGTTCGACAACTCGGTGGTGGAAAGTGCGGGTCTCTTGAAAATGGACTTCCTCGGACTCAAAACCTTGACCCTCATTAAAGATGCAGTGGTCATGGTGAAGGAGAACCATGGAGTGGACTTGGATATGGAAGCCATTCCCATTGATGATAGAAAGACCTACGAGCTTTTCCAACGCGGTGAAACCGTAGGGGTGTTCCAGTACGAATCTGCCGGTATGCAGAAGTATCTGAAGGATTTAAAGCCAACGGTGTTTGCGGATTTGATTGCGATGAACGCACTGTATCGTCCGGGACCATTGGAGTACATTCCTTCCTTCGTTCGCCGTAAACACGGAATAGAGGAAATCACGTACGACCTCGATGATATGCAGGAATATCTAGAGGAAACCTATGGTATTACGGTATATCAGGAGCAAGTTATGTTGCTCTCTCAAAAATTGGCAGGGTTTACCAAAGGTGAAGCGGATACCCTCCGTAAGGCCATGGGTAAGAAGATCTTTGCCTTACTAGAAACGCTCAAACCAAAGTTCATCAACGGTGGTAAAGACCGTGGTCATGATGAAGACAAACTGAATAAGGTTTGGAAGGACTGGGAGGCATTTGCATCCTACGCCTTCAACAAATCTCACTCTACCTGTTATGCGTGGGTGGCTTATCAAACGGCTTATCTAAAAGCGCATTACCCTGCGGAATACATGGCGTCCGTGTTGAGCAACAACATGAACGACATCAAGCAGGTGACCTTCTTCATGGAGGAATGTCGACGAATGCATATTCCAGTTCTCTTACCGGATGTGAACGAATCGTCGTACGTGTTTACCGTGAACGATGAAGGTGCGATTCGCTTCGGGCTGGGAGGTATGCGCGGTGTAGGTGGAAATGCTGTAGACCACTTGGTAGCAGAACGCAAGAAGAATGGGGAGTACAAGGGAATTTTCGATTTCCTAAAGCGCGTGGATTTGCGCATTGTAAACCGTAAAACCATCGAGAGTTTGGCTCTCGGTGGAGCATTCGACAGTTTTGAAAATGAACACCGAGCTATCTACTTTGCCGATGAAATGGGCGATGGGCGTTCCTTCTTAGAGCGCGCCATCAAGTACGCTCAGAACGTGAAGGCCAGTGAGGAATCGGCACAAGTTTCCCTCTTTGGTGAGTCTTCCGAAGTTCAAATTCCAGAGCCACCTCTTCCAGATGTGGAGAAATGGTCGAGGATTCAGCAGCTCAATCGTGAGAAAGAAGTGAACGGGATGTACTTGAGTTCACACCCGTTAGACGATTTTCGTTATGAGATCAATGCCTTCTGTAACCAAAATGTAGAGGCATTTGTTGATGAACACACCTTGGTGGGAAGAGAGATTCATGTGGCGGGCATTGTGACCGATGTTCAGCACAGAGTTTCGAAGAACGGAAAGGAATTCGGCTTCTTTACGTTAGAAGACTTGAGAGGTTCGCATGAATTCCGACTTTTTGGTGAACCGTACTTGCGATTCAAACACTTCTTGGTGACCAATCAAATGATCTTCATGAAGGCCAAGGTTTCGAAGCGTTCATGGGAAAAAGATGGAGAGGTGATTGAACGTATCAATGTGGACATTTTCGATATGAAGCTCCTCCAAGAAATCATGGAAGAGTTGAGTAAATCCTTAGACGTTTCACTCCGTTTGGATGAACTTGACGAGTACCTGATGGACAAGATAGAAGCGGCACTGACGCGACATCCCGGAAAAAAGAAGGTGGCCTTTCACGTTATTGATTCTACCGAGAACATATTCGTTAAGCTTCCGAGCCGGACCCGAAGGGTAGAGATTTCCAAGGAACTTCTCGACCAGTTGCACGAGATCGATGAGCTCCAGGTCAAACTCAACTGA
- the argH gene encoding argininosuccinate lyase, giving the protein MKLWDKGFSVDQAIEKFTVGNDRELDMKLAEYDVLGNMAHARMLHSIGILSTDEVRDLLGELQNILGEIENGEFEIEAEFEDVHSKIEHLLTERVGDAGKKIHTARSRNDQVLVDLHLFAKAEIIHIKDHVDSLFELLQSLSEKHKDVLLPGYTHLQVAMPSSFGLWFGAYAESLVDDMHFLKAAYQVSNQNPLGSAAGYGSSFPINRTMTTDELGFETMRFNSVAAQMSRGKLEKSVSFALASLASTLGKLADDVCLYMSQNFDFIGFPKELTTGSSIMPHKQNPDVFELVRATANEIQALPQRLTLLTTNMTSGYHRDYQLLKEPFMKGIEQCREILMITHFMLENIIVKESVVHDSTYNYLFSVDALNKRVLAGATFREAYKELGMEIQSGNFEPDRAVKHTHEGSIGNLCTTEIAAKYHRVWDNVDA; this is encoded by the coding sequence ATGAAGTTGTGGGATAAAGGGTTTTCGGTAGATCAAGCCATTGAAAAGTTCACGGTTGGCAACGACAGAGAGCTAGATATGAAGCTTGCGGAATACGATGTACTAGGCAATATGGCCCATGCGAGGATGCTACATTCCATCGGGATTTTGAGCACGGATGAAGTGCGTGATTTGCTTGGAGAATTGCAGAATATTCTGGGGGAAATCGAGAATGGAGAATTCGAAATTGAAGCCGAATTTGAAGATGTACACAGTAAGATTGAACACCTCCTTACCGAACGGGTAGGTGATGCCGGCAAGAAGATTCACACCGCTAGATCGAGAAACGATCAAGTACTGGTGGACCTTCACCTTTTTGCCAAGGCAGAGATCATTCATATCAAAGATCATGTGGATTCCTTGTTTGAACTGCTTCAATCTTTGAGCGAAAAGCACAAGGATGTTCTACTCCCCGGCTACACCCACCTCCAAGTGGCCATGCCTTCGAGTTTTGGACTTTGGTTTGGGGCCTATGCAGAATCCTTGGTGGATGACATGCATTTCTTGAAGGCTGCATATCAAGTCAGTAATCAAAACCCCTTGGGATCGGCGGCGGGCTATGGATCTTCGTTTCCCATCAACCGCACCATGACGACCGATGAATTGGGGTTTGAAACCATGCGATTCAATTCGGTTGCGGCTCAAATGAGTCGGGGTAAACTTGAGAAAAGCGTCAGTTTTGCACTCGCTTCCCTAGCATCAACACTGGGTAAATTGGCGGATGATGTTTGTCTCTACATGAGTCAGAATTTCGATTTTATTGGCTTTCCAAAGGAATTGACCACAGGGTCGAGCATCATGCCACACAAGCAGAATCCTGATGTGTTTGAATTGGTGAGGGCCACGGCCAATGAAATTCAAGCCTTGCCGCAGCGCTTAACCCTTCTCACCACGAACATGACTAGCGGCTATCACCGAGATTATCAGTTGCTCAAGGAGCCCTTCATGAAAGGCATTGAGCAGTGTAGGGAGATCTTGATGATCACGCATTTCATGTTGGAGAATATCATTGTGAAAGAATCTGTGGTACATGACAGCACATACAACTACCTCTTCTCTGTAGATGCGTTGAACAAGCGAGTGCTTGCTGGAGCAACCTTCCGCGAAGCATACAAAGAACTGGGCATGGAAATTCAAAGTGGCAATTTTGAACCTGACCGAGCGGTAAAGCACACCCACGAAGGTAGTATTGGAAACCTCTGCACTACAGAGATAGCCGCCAAATACCACCGCGTTTGGGACAATGTCGATGCTTAA
- a CDS encoding M20/M25/M40 family metallo-hydrolase, translating into MMAHSALEMLENLIRIPSFSGEEDRTADYLASQFEVRGIPYERSINNVWAFNKHFDAAKPSILLNSHHDTVKPNSGYTRDPFTPEVENGKLYGLGSNDAGGALIAMFHAFVHFYEREGMSHNLIYLAVGEEETSSLNGAIHALEKMPPISFGLVGEPTEMNLAIAEKGLIVIDAEAMGVPGHAAHTNTVNPIYKIAKDIAWVEQFTFEKASEVTGPVRMSVTQVQAGKQSNLVPAKASFVMDVRVPDVYELEEVFAIIDAHTESVLTARSFRMRPSSIPADHPIVLGGIALGRKTYGSPTLSDQAHMRFPTLKIGPGKSERSHTADEFIYVDELEKGIEIYIDLLKTVL; encoded by the coding sequence ATGATGGCTCACTCAGCACTTGAAATGCTCGAAAATCTAATTCGAATTCCCTCTTTTTCTGGGGAGGAAGATAGAACTGCGGATTATCTCGCTTCTCAATTTGAAGTAAGAGGCATTCCGTATGAACGCTCCATTAACAATGTTTGGGCCTTCAACAAACACTTCGACGCGGCGAAGCCCTCCATCTTGCTCAACTCTCATCACGATACGGTAAAACCGAATTCGGGATATACCCGCGATCCTTTTACTCCAGAAGTGGAGAACGGCAAATTATACGGGTTGGGAAGCAATGACGCGGGTGGGGCGTTGATCGCAATGTTTCATGCTTTCGTTCACTTTTACGAACGAGAGGGAATGTCGCACAACCTCATTTATTTGGCCGTAGGAGAGGAAGAAACATCTAGTTTAAACGGTGCCATTCACGCGCTTGAGAAAATGCCACCCATCAGTTTTGGCTTGGTGGGAGAGCCCACTGAAATGAACTTAGCCATCGCAGAAAAAGGTCTCATTGTTATAGATGCCGAAGCAATGGGAGTTCCGGGGCACGCCGCGCATACCAACACGGTTAATCCCATTTACAAGATTGCGAAAGATATCGCATGGGTAGAGCAATTCACTTTCGAAAAAGCCTCTGAAGTTACCGGACCTGTGAGGATGTCGGTTACTCAAGTTCAAGCTGGGAAGCAGAGCAACTTGGTACCGGCCAAAGCCTCTTTTGTGATGGATGTTCGAGTGCCCGATGTATACGAATTAGAAGAGGTGTTTGCCATTATTGACGCACACACGGAGAGTGTGCTTACAGCACGTTCGTTTAGAATGCGACCTTCGTCTATTCCAGCGGATCATCCCATTGTATTGGGAGGAATTGCACTGGGGAGAAAGACGTATGGTTCACCTACCTTGTCTGATCAGGCACACATGCGTTTCCCAACTTTGAAAATAGGTCCAGGCAAATCAGAGCGTTCACATACTGCTGATGAGTTCATTTATGTAGATGAATTAGAGAAGGGGATTGAGATCTATATCGATTTATTAAAGACAGTGCTATGA